The proteins below come from a single Seriola aureovittata isolate HTS-2021-v1 ecotype China chromosome 23, ASM2101889v1, whole genome shotgun sequence genomic window:
- the LOC130164273 gene encoding gastrula zinc finger protein XlCGF57.1-like isoform X1, whose protein sequence is MVSVMRRDAADTAESCSKMSKSEVLRGFVTERLAAASQEILAAVDRLVAGYEEEASGFREEIDRQRRQLELLLQPRVILNKAGVKCSRGLRHVQEEENEDEDNEKMYLNNGKPSRSFSSRGQFKQRKQGRPQIRISIQEDPQTEVLSKNDVQHLFVIKEEVPPELSPRVEQEEPKSPNIKEEQEELRTSQEGEQLQRLEETDDAMFPLTPVHVKNEDDDDDDPQSSQPHPRRTEESREAEPPSSSSAQQMETEADGDDCGGYKPDRNLDPHGHLQPDTDEEATESSETEDSDIDWKETRAPESGLKSKEVHVSDKRCNSGEKIFSCSECGNKFSRKCVLQRHMNEHTGEKPFRCDVCGKRFKVRGNLRWHMKAHTGERQFGCDVCGKEFYRQDHLTGHMRVHTGERPFGCDVCGKRFKVQGDLTMHIRIHTGEKPCGCDVCGKRFRRQGDLNGHMKVHSKEKPFSCSVCGKRFKGQGNLKWHMKVHTGETPYDCDVCGKRFHRQDHLTVHTRVHTGEKPFGCDVCGKRFNQQQHLKMHMRVHTGEKPFSCSLCGKRYTRQGELTVHQRVHTGEKPFGCDVCGKRFHRQWLFKVHMRVHTGEKPLNCSFCGEQFMYRSTSVNHMKTCKHKYVTEGSSSN, encoded by the exons ATGGTTTCCGTGATGAGGAGAGACGCAGCGGACACGgcagagagctgcagtaaaatgtctaaGTCCGAGGTTCTGAGAGGTTTTGTTACCGAGAGACTCGCCGCCGCCTCCCAGGAAATCTTAGCGGCCGTGGACAGACTCGTAGCCGGGTACGAGGAGGAGGCGTCGGGCTTCAGAGAGGAGATCGACCGGCAGAGGAGACAGCTGGagcttctcctgcagcctcGGGTCATACTCAACAAAGCCG GTGTGAAGTGCAGCAGGGGCCTCCGCCATGTacaggaagaggagaatgaAGATGAGGACAATGAGAAAATGTATCTGAATAATGGGAAGCCATCAAG GTCTTTTTCCTCCAGAGGTCAGTTTAAGCAGAGGAAGCAAGGCAGACCTCAGATCAGGATCAGCATCCAGGAGGACCCACAGACTGAAGTACTTTCAAAAAATG ATGTTCAGCATCTGTTCGTGATTAAAGAAGAGGTTCCCCCTGAGTTGAGCCCTCGTGTGGAACAGGAGGAACCAAAGAGCCCAAACattaaagaggaacaggaggaactccggaccagtcaggagggagagcagcttcaAAGGTTGGAGGAGACTGATGATGCCATGTTCCCACTCACTCCTGTCCATGTGAagaatgaagatgatgatgatgatgatcctcAGTCTTCACAGCCTCATCCAAGACGAActgaagagagcagagaggcagagcctCCGTCCAGCAGTTCAGCTCAGCAGATGGAAACAGAGGCTGATGGAGACGACTGTGGAGGATATAAACCAGACAGGAACTTAGATCCACATGGTCATCTTCAACCAGACACAGATGAAGAGGCCACAGAGTCCTCCGAGACTGAAGACAGTGACATTGATTGGAAGGAAACCAGAGCACCTGAGTCAGGTTTGAAAAGTAAAGAAGTCCATGTAAGTGATAAACGATGTAACTCTGGTGAGAAAATTTTCAGTTGCTCTGAGTGTGGGAACAAATTTAGCAGAAAGTGTgttctgcagagacacatgaaTGAACATACAGGAGAAAAACCATTTCgttgtgatgtttgtgggaAAAGATTTAAGGTGCGGGGGAATCTTAGGTGGCACATGAAAGCCCATACAGGAGAGAGACAATTtggttgtgatgtttgtgggaAAGAATTTTACCGACAGGATCATCTTACTGGGCACATGAGAGTCCATACAGGAGAGAGACCATTtggttgtgatgtttgtgggaAAAGATTTAAGGTGCAGGGGGACCTTACAATGCACATTAGAAtccatacaggagagaaaccatgtggttgtgatgtttgtgggaAACGATTTAGGCGGCAGGGGGATCTTAATGGGCACATGAAAGTCCATTCAAAAGAGAAACCCTTTAGTTGCAGTGTTTGTGGGAAAAGATTCAAGGGACAGGGGAATCTTAAGTGGCATATGAAAGTCCATACGGGAGAGACACCATAtgattgtgatgtttgtgggaAAAGATTTCACCGACAGGATCATCTTACGGTGCACACAAGAGTCCATACAGGCGAGAAACCATTtggttgtgatgtttgtgggaAAAGATTTAACCAACAGCAACATCTTAAGATGCACATGAGAGtacatacaggagagaaaccgtTCAGTTGCAGTCTTTGTGGGAAAAGATATACGCGACAGGGCGAACTTACGGTGCACCAGAGAgtccatacaggagagaaaccatttggttgtgatgtttgtgggaAAAGATTTCATAGACAGTGGCTTTTTAAGGTTCACATGAGAGttcatacaggagagaaaccttTGAATTGCAGTTTTTGTGGTGAACAATTTATGTATCGTTCAACCAGCGTTAACCATATGAAGACATGTAAACACAAGTATGTTACTgagggcagcagcagtaactga
- the LOC130164273 gene encoding ABC transporter F family member 4-like isoform X2: protein MVSVMRRDAADTAESCSKMSKSEVLRGFVTERLAAASQEILAAVDRLVAGYEEEASGFREEIDRQRRQLELLLQPRVILNKAGVKCSRGLRHVQEEENEDEDNEKMYLNNGKPSRSFSSRGQFKQRKQGRPQIRISIQEDPQTEVLSKNDVQHLFVIKEEVPPELSPRVEQEEPKSPNIKEEQEELRTSQEGEQLQRLEETDDAMFPLTPVHVKNEDDDDDDPQSSQPHPRRTEESREAEPPSSSSAQQMETEADGDDCGGYKPDRNLDPHGHLQPDTDEEATESSETEDSDIDWKETRAPESGLKSKEVHV, encoded by the exons ATGGTTTCCGTGATGAGGAGAGACGCAGCGGACACGgcagagagctgcagtaaaatgtctaaGTCCGAGGTTCTGAGAGGTTTTGTTACCGAGAGACTCGCCGCCGCCTCCCAGGAAATCTTAGCGGCCGTGGACAGACTCGTAGCCGGGTACGAGGAGGAGGCGTCGGGCTTCAGAGAGGAGATCGACCGGCAGAGGAGACAGCTGGagcttctcctgcagcctcGGGTCATACTCAACAAAGCCG GTGTGAAGTGCAGCAGGGGCCTCCGCCATGTacaggaagaggagaatgaAGATGAGGACAATGAGAAAATGTATCTGAATAATGGGAAGCCATCAAG GTCTTTTTCCTCCAGAGGTCAGTTTAAGCAGAGGAAGCAAGGCAGACCTCAGATCAGGATCAGCATCCAGGAGGACCCACAGACTGAAGTACTTTCAAAAAATG ATGTTCAGCATCTGTTCGTGATTAAAGAAGAGGTTCCCCCTGAGTTGAGCCCTCGTGTGGAACAGGAGGAACCAAAGAGCCCAAACattaaagaggaacaggaggaactccggaccagtcaggagggagagcagcttcaAAGGTTGGAGGAGACTGATGATGCCATGTTCCCACTCACTCCTGTCCATGTGAagaatgaagatgatgatgatgatgatcctcAGTCTTCACAGCCTCATCCAAGACGAActgaagagagcagagaggcagagcctCCGTCCAGCAGTTCAGCTCAGCAGATGGAAACAGAGGCTGATGGAGACGACTGTGGAGGATATAAACCAGACAGGAACTTAGATCCACATGGTCATCTTCAACCAGACACAGATGAAGAGGCCACAGAGTCCTCCGAGACTGAAGACAGTGACATTGATTGGAAGGAAACCAGAGCACCTGAGTCAGGTTTGAAAAGTAAAGAAGTCCAT
- the LOC130164923 gene encoding zinc finger protein basonuclin-2 — protein MQNTLEKLQAQPSSSCGPVEVALPGLVFDLSSLVLYGAEAVPVRLKILLDRLYSILTPEQVGHILHTLGWSLGDYVRGYMLQYPGGKVLDRWMMVTPEEELLILKQFLRFGETRPIVELMTLQCLAAVSYLSDPELKPASKSCQSNISTFIEHNGGTSGTDRKSMGDSCLVAGVCRFEKGSLADHNDTVHHFENFPSGLSLLLPFHFPSSAFQCLVSPTKDPPLKLTQCLQKPNGTKLAERHRQDRGKRTQENPIQSKGELALKIKADPDKPNPARSLWRLNPCIHGGRKGRVCCGVCGKSFYDKGTLKIHYNAVHLKIKHRCTVVGCTMVFSSLRSRNRHSANPNPRLHTSGSRDAHTHRNTHSETHKREQETSNILQQQDDDAYKLAHIHTLRKGLNSHTNPHHGSPHSPSPQVDSPPPSPHPLVLNTKQNDSAYRSDLHPQVPPHPPPPLHLAHRTVGSPPSLIPLVVPAAGQTEHCRPLLSLNNNHTAPAPLPDHCPVTMASRNSQYGCNEGRRGELTNQQRQWESGDHLPKKKPRKSSMPVKIERELEGRSDEDEC, from the exons ATGCAGAACA CCTTGGAGAAGCTCCAGGCCCAGCCTTCCTCCAGCTGTGGCCCAGTGGAGGTGGCCCTGCCTGGGCTGGTGTTCGACCTGAGCTCGCTGGTTCTGTACGGAGCTGAAGCCGTTCCCGTGCGGCTGAAGATACTGTTGGACCGACTCTACAGCATCCTGACTCCAGAGCAG gtTGGCCACATTCTCCACACACTGGGCTGGAGTTTGGGAGATTATGTTAGAGGATACATGCTGCAG TATCCCGGTGGGAAAGTGTTGGATCGCTGGATGATGGTGACTCCTGAAGAAGAGCTGCTCATCCTCAAACAGTTCCTTCGTTTTGGTGAAACTCGCCCTATCGTTGAGTTAATGACGCTTCAGTGCCTGGCAGCTGTCAGTTACCTCTCTGACCCAGAGCTAAAGCCCGCCTCCAAGAGCTGCCAGTCAAACATCAGCACATTCATCGAGCACAACGGAGGAACATCGGGGACGGACAGGAAATCAATGGGAGATTCCTGTTTGGTGGCCGGCGTCTGCCGTTTTGAGAAAGGCAGTCTGGCTGACCACAACGACACTGTCCACCATTTTGAAAACTTTCCGAGTGGACTGTCTTTGCTTCTGCCTTTCCATTTTCCAAGCTCTGCCTTCCAGTGTTTGGTTTCTCCCACAAAG GATCCTCCCTTGAAGCTAACACAATGTCTACAGAAGCCCAACGGGACCAAACTGGCTGAGAGACACAGgcaggacagaggaaagagaacgCAAGagaatccaatccaatccaaagGTGAACTGGCTTTAAAAATCAAAGCGGACCCTGACAAGCCAAACCCGGCCCGGTCGCTGTGGCGTCTGAACCCTTGTATCCACG GAGGTCGTAAGGGGAGGGTCTGCTGTGGCGTTTGTGGAAAAAGCTTCTATGACAAAG GAACACTGAAGATCCACTACAATGCTGTCCATTTGAAGATCAAACATCGCTGCACAGTGGTGGGCTGCACCATGGTCTTCAGCTCGCTGCGAAGCCGAAACCGTCACAGCGCCAACCCAAACCCACGGCTACACACCAGCGGCAGCAGAGACGCACATACccatagaaacacacactctgagacACACAAAAGGGAACAAGAGACCAGCAACATACTTCAGCAACAGGATGATGATGCATACAAAttagcacacatacacacccttaGAAAGGGGTTGAACAGTCATACAAACCCCCACCATGGCAGCCCACACAGCCCTTCCCCTCAAGTTgactcccctcctccctctcctcaccctcTAGTCCTGAACACCAAGCAGAATGACTCCGCCTACAGATCTGACCTGCACCCCCAGGTACCGCcgcatcctcctcctcccctccacctaGCTCACAGAACAGTGGGctcacctccctccctcatccCCCTGGTTGTTCCTGCGGCAGGTCAAACTGAACATTGTCGACCCTTGCTCAGCCTCAACAACAACCACACTGCACCTGCTCCCCTTCCTGACCACTGCCCCGTCACCATGGCAAGCCGCAACAGTCAGTATGGTTGCAATGAAGGAAGACGAGGAGagctgaccaatcagcagcGGCAGTGGGAGTCAGGTGACCACTTGCCAAAGAAGAAGCCCAGAAAGTCCAGCATGCCAGTGAAAATAGAAAGAGAGCTTGAGGGGAGGAGTGACGAGGATGAGTGTTAA
- the LOC130164373 gene encoding coiled-coil domain-containing protein 171-like yields MQTEAAEQRRQPARGRRGESGHGRADPRGNRSKVAVSSVGSSEEEISRLKEIITVMQRKEKPAGDGGGSREADEEEEERERARGRDRNRGDGGKRRDGRGRRAASEGGDGSEERGRLRRRVNQLEKEKLELTSSHNQELCRLQAELTRLRSSVERGEAQRVELQYQLTVSQRDADRAAKLSRDKHTLTERAAELQHTLQELQKALDITRHAREEDQHALQQEVEERDKLIQSFSSENQRLHRLLQAQEEALEESERRMAEVQKEREKEAEVNRRQADELKYLREREERSRKEKEVSDQRVRSLEASVEAERAAHLESKFNSEIIQLRVRDLETAVAVERSGQQEAQCSLELLRAQFREVERAYSLERERSGSTERALERLQTEYEQCKSELSIALETERKTTSDLSGRLEEEKKRHADTHSLLEEAAKRQSDSEDVHVNCVQRIRETLQQHNNTVHDGKQSSSAEVLQLLKTTLGNDRLRLEETEKQVQDLLSVSERLQEENHTLRQLTSDQSRQMEESRQVSVNLEEELTRLRQESSDWSTHSRGLQAELQREREERKREEEERTAEVQKITEHFHKESKARLSFLYCLYQRLLAGCVLLNQPHSILGNFTWKELCDVITEQVDGLTSDLQKANDKIAHLQRVCDKKSECVRELQRSQECVLSRLEESVRRREEAWSSRHTHTVSQLENELQVCRSQCDSLRDHVSSLELRCSSLTSDLSRLQGLLSRSRKESASLLSACALLAGAWEHTRRRLRWLCEQKTLLSRRLAERELLEEEVRRLADALGGEEEEGPGRRAVRRWRRSVCAVLAARRWCTLAKKTTVLFRLEGGGGGSAVCVCGELATATRKGQDMSSADDGGDEGRAGVCARWLRSKRLSSTIVSSMADLQGALTHTGSSPSDVTSAARSGLSRLLVHLLDQSDVVSHRVDEETLSGRLRLGLNRLTPSQPNMKALVSTLQQQFLLFSQRLHSAEVERRSLRLEVANLKRGLRREREDTCRTVPPERFHSVCVELRQALNREQEAQTLIQEQTNQLHTLQLQVNTHTSEQTSTQHTLSRTTQALSEARHEASRKERSLRILGKHLSGVQKERKQLEERLQRAEVELRDAARRKDHVISYMKAAEMSYKEVRESLIQSRHLLLAQPRPLLLPREHLELSGAESIMGDPEVAACQSLLSIISQVCHTCSSRIDWLEQEVAAHRSHVTALRSELQDACLRDNLAFVPVTEFPETFPFADIEIPPPVPLSDSSKDPPVCLNPAPSSQPKPAPSTLLPKQPPRAKMKEKRKSRGHVKSGGRR; encoded by the exons ATGCAGACCGAAGCGGCGGAGCAGAGGAGACAGCCTGCCCGCGGCCGGCGGGGGGAGAGCGGGCACGGCCGAGCAGACCCGCGGGGGAACCGGTCCAAGGTTGCGGTCAGCTCTGTCGGGAGCTCCGAGGAGGAGATATCAAG GTTGAAAGAAATCATCACCGTCATGCAACGGAAAGAGAAGCCggcaggagatggaggaggaagcagagaggcagatgaggaggaagaggagcgagagagagcgagagggagggacagaaatcgaggagatggagggaagaggagggacgggagagggaggagggcgGCGTCAGAGGGAGGTGACGGGagtgaggagagggggaggcTGAGGCGGAGAGTCAACcagctggagaaagagaagcTGGAGCTGACGTCTAGCCACAACCAGGAG CTGTGCAGGCTGCAGGCGGAGCTGACCCGGCTGAGGTCGTCAGTGGAGCGAGGTGAAGCTCAGAGGGTGGAGCTTCAGTATCAGCTGACTGTGAGTCAGAGAGACGCCGACCGAGCCGCCAAGCTCAGccgagacaaacacacactcacag agcgaGCAGCAGAGCTCCAGCACAcattgcaggagctgcagaaaGCTCTGGACATCACCCGACACGCCAGGGAGGAGGACCAGCATGCTTTGCAGCAGGAAGTCGAGGAGCGTGACAAACTGATTCAGAGCTTCAGTTCTGAAAACCAGCGACTGCACCGACTGCTGCAg GCTCAGGAGGAGGCTCTGGAGGAGTCGGAGAGGAGGATGGCGGAGgtgcagaaggagagagagaaggaggctgAGGTGAACAGACGACAAGCAGACGAGCTGAAATacctgagggagagagaggagaggagcaggaaggagaaggag gTGTCAGATCAGAGGGTGAGGTCTCTGGAGGCGAGCGTCGAGGCGGAGCGAGCGGCTCACCTGGAGTCCAAGTTCAACTCTGAGATAATCcag CTGCGGGTGCGGGACCTGGAGACGGCGGTGGCGGTGGAGCGGTCCGGCCAGCAGGAGGCGCAGTGCAGCCTGGAGCTGCTGAGGGCTCAGttcagagaggtggagagagcttacagcctggagagagagaggagcggcAGCACTGAGCGCGCTCTGGAGCG gctgcaGACAGAGTACGAGCAGTGTAAGTCTGAGCTGAGCATCGCTCTGGAAACCGAGAGGAagacgacctctgacctctcaggaaggctggaggaagaaaagaaacgACACGCCGACACACACTCGCTGCTGGAGGAG gcagctAAGAGACAGTCTGACTCTGAGGATGTTCATGTGAACTGTGTGCAAAGGATCAGAGAAACActccaacaacacaacaacacag tgcatgatgggaaacagaGTTCTTCTGCTgaggtgctgcagctgctgaagacGACGCTCGGTAACGACCGGCTCAGACTGGAGGAGACTGAGAAGCAG GTCCAGGATCTGCTGTCTGTGTCAGagcggctgcaggaggagaaccACACCCTCCGACAGCTGACCTCCGATCAGAGCAGACAGATGGAG GAGTCTCGGCAGGTGTCCGTcaacctggaggaggagctgactCGCCTTCGCCAGGAGAGCTCCGATTGGTCGACACATAGCCGCGGCCTgcaggcagagctgcagagagagagggaggagaggaagagagaggaggaggagaggacggcAGAAGTCCAGAAGATAACTGAGCATTTCCACAAAGAGTCGAAG gccCGGCTGTCCTTCCTCTACTGTCTGTACCAGCGCCTCCTGGCCGGCTGCGTCCTCCTCAATCAGCCCCACAGCATCCTGGGTAACTTCACCTGGAAGGagctgtgtgatgtcatcactgaaCAGGTGGACgggctgacctctgacctccagaaGGCCAACGACAAG ATCGCTCACCTGCAGCGCGTGTGCGACAAGAAGAGCGAGTGTGTGCGCGAGCTTCAGCGCAGCCAGGAGTGTGTGTTGTCTCGTCTGGAGGAGAgcgtgaggaggagggaggaggccTGGAgcagccgacacacacacacggtgtcACAGCTGGAGAACGagctgcag gtgtgtcGCTCTCAGTGCGACTCTCTCCGCGATCACGTCTCCTCCCTGGAGCTCCGCTgctcctctctgacctctgacctctcccgGCTCCAGGGCCTCCTCTCGCGGAGCCGAAAGGAGTCGGCCTCCCTCCTGTCGGCCTGCGCCCTGCTCGCCGGGGCGTGGGAACACACCCGCCGCCGTCTGCGGTGGCTGTGCGAGCAGAAAACCCTCCTGTCCCGGCGGCTGGCAGAGagggagctgctggaggaggaggtgaggaggctGGCCGACGCTCTGGGaggcgaggaagaggagggaccAGGAAGGAGGGcagtgaggaggtggaggaggagtgtgtgcgCGGTGCTGGCGGCGAGGAGGTGGTGCACTCTGGCTAAAAAGACGACAGTGTTGTTTCGACTGGAAGGAGGCGGCGGCGGTTCGGCGGTGTGTGTCTGCGGAGAGTTGGCTACGGCAACACGGAAGGGTCAAGACATGAGCAGTGCAG atgatggtggtgatgaaggTCGTGCAGGTGTGTGCGCTCGGTGGCTTCGCTCTAAACGTCTCTCCTCCACCATAGTGTCCTCCATGGCCGACCTGCAGGGGGCGCTAACACACACtg GCTCCTCCCCCTCAGACGTGACGTCGGCAGCTCGTTCAGGTTTGTCCCGCCTCTTGGTTCACCTTCTTGACCAATCAGACGTGGTGTCCCACAGAGTGGACGAGGAGACGCTGAGCGGCCGGCTGAGACTCGGCCTGAACAGACTGACACCTTCACAACCCAACATGAAG GCCCTGGTGTCGACCCTCCAGCAGCAGTTCCTGCTCTTCAGCCAACGACTGCACTCAGCCGAGGTGGAGAGGCGGAGTCTGCGGCTGGAGGTGGCCAATCTGAAGAGAGGGCTGCGGCGGGAGAGGGAGGACACCTGCAGGACG gtccCACCCGAGCgtttccacagtgtgtgtgtggagctgcgTCAGGCTCtgaacagagagcaggaggctCAGACGCTGATCCAGGAACAGACCAACCAGCTGCACACGCTGCAGCTacaagtcaacacacacacctcggaGCAGaccagcacacaacacacactgagccgGACCACACAG gctCTGTCCGAGGCTCGGCACGAGGCGAGTCGGAAGGAGCGCTCGCTGAGGATTCTGGGTAAGCACCTGtcaggtgttcagaaggagaggaagcagctggAAGAGCGGCTGCAGCGAGCCGAGGTTGAGCTGAGGGACGCcgccag GCGTAAGGATCATGTGATCAGCTACATGAAGGCTGCAGAGATGAGCTACAAGGAG GTCAGGGAAAGTCTCATCCAATCACGGCACTTGCTCTTAGCTCAGCCCCGCCCCCTGCTGTTACCCAGGGAACACCTGGAGCTAAGTGGAGCAGAGAGCATCATGGGAGATCCAGAGGTGGCAGCATGCCAG agtcttctctccatcatctctcAGGTGTGTCACACCTGCAGTTCCAGGATAGACTGGTTGGAGCAGGAAGTCGCCGCCCACCGCAGTCACGTGACAGCTCTGCGCAGCGAGCTGCAGGACGCCTGTCTCCGTGACAACCTGGCCTTCGTCCCT GTGACAGAGTTTCCTGAAACCTTCCCGTTCGCTGACATTGAAATACCTCCACCTGTTCCCCTCTCTGATTCCTCAAAGGACCCACCAGTGTGTTtaaaccccgccccctcctcccaACCAAAACCTGCCCCCTCCACCCTGCTCCCCAAACAACCCCCCAGGGCCaagatgaaggagaagaggaagagcagaggacacgTGAAGAGCGGCGGGAGGAGATAG
- the wdr55 gene encoding WD repeat-containing protein 55, with protein sequence MAASVEHVEAASTVTEMDKTEAPETIRDPETSDSEPAGQEQDPDPDEDEDEDEDEDGGEPPGPKIRDTPQDIRLEAIANTVALHPSRDLLVCGDVDGDVYAFSYSCTEGENREVWSSGHHMKSCRQVRFSADGLKLYSVSRDKAVHLLDVERGQLVTRIRGAHGAPIYSLLLVDENILATGDDGGTLKVWDMRKGTAIMDLKHHEDYISDIAVDQAKRILLTTSGDGTMGVFNIKRRRFELLSEYQSSDLTSVALMKRGKKVVCGSSEGTIYIFNWNGFGATSDRFAVKAESVDCIAPITDNIMCTASMDGISGELRAINLLPNRVIGCIGQHVGEPIEELAKSWDSRFLVSCGHDQLIKFWDISSLPNTTVNEYRKRKKKDGRMKSLTKKAHGDNDFFSGLVEETEKKKEEEEEEEEEDDSDSDSGSD encoded by the exons ATGGCGGCGTCCGTAGAACACGTTGAAGCCGCATCCACAGTGACTGAAATGGATAAAACAGAAGCTCCAGAGACCATCAGAGACCCAGAGACCTCAGACTCGGAGCCTGCAGGTCAGGAACAAGACCCGGATCCTgacgaggacgaggacgaggacgaaGACGAGGATGGAGGCGAGCCGCCGGGTCCGAAGATCCGAGACACCCCGCAGGACATCCGACTGGAGGCGATCGCGAACACGGTGGCGCTTCACCCCAGCCGGGATCTCCTTGTGTGCGGGGACGTGGATGGAGACGTGTACGCCTTCTCTTACTCCTGCACGGAGGGGGAGAACCGGGAGGTGTGGTCGTCCGGACACCACATGAAGTCCTGCCGCCAGGTGCGCTTCTCCGCGGACGGGCTGAAGCTCTACAGCGTGTCCCGGGACAAGGCCGTCCACCTGCTGGACGTGGAGCGGGGACAGCTGGTCACCAGGATCCGCGGAGCGCACGGAGCTCCCATCTACAGTCTGCTGCTGGTGGACGAAAACATCCTGGCGACCGGAGACGACGGAGGGACCCTGAAG gtgTGGGATATGAGGAAAGGGACGGCGATCATGGATCTGAAACACCATGAGGATTACATCAGTGACATCGCTGTGGACCAGGCCAAGAGGATCCTACTCACCACCAG TGGTGACGGTACCATGGGCGTCTTCAACATCAAGAGGCGGCGGTTCGAGCTGCTGTCGGAGTACCAGAGCAGTGATCTGACCTCAGTGGCGCTGATGAAGCGGGGGAAGAAGGTGGTTTGCGGCTCCAGCGAGGGGACCATCTACATCTTCAACTGGAACGGCTTCGGCGCCACCAGCGACCGCTTCGCTGTCAAGGCTGAGTCGGTGGACTGCATCGCCCCCATCACCGACAACATCATGTGCACCGCCTCCATGGACGGTATATCCGGTGAGTTAAG GGCCATCAACCTCCTTCCCAACCGGGTTATCGGCTGCATCGGGCAGCACGTTGGTGAACCCATCGAAGAGCTTGCGAAGTCCTGGGACTCCCGCTTCCTGGTCAGCTGCGGCCACGACCAGCTCATCAAGTTCTGGGACATTTCCAGTTTACCCAACACAACTGTCAACGAATACcgcaagaggaagaagaaagacgGACGGATGAAGTCTCTCACCAAGAAAGCCCACGGAGACAACGACTTCTTCTCAGGACTTGTAGAGGAAACggaaaagaagaaggaagaagaagaggaggaagaggaggaggatgatagTGATAGCGACAGTGGCAGCGATTAA